The following proteins are co-located in the Flavobacterium sp. CECT 9288 genome:
- a CDS encoding acyloxyacyl hydrolase — protein sequence MVSRIVFLFLIFSFWVGYAQDIDSNGKKDHRFIGLGFSMGKTLPSISIFPETENQKGIDLTFGKTTYQNKTWAKFLNYPKTGIAVTYADFGNLKQVGYSVAVLPFLDFGVFQSFTNRVRFQLGLGASYHSVIYDKVTNPGNFGVSTPITWAFRSFVYYDVAQTNQVAVKLGVGATHFSNGHTRLPNHGLNSVLATLKTEFKYSKKEHIDSNKIIDASPSMTHNYVSTRFGLGQKVLARGYNSVKNVYTASFAIGKIKNKTYKYGLGMYYRFYDDYYDFIKSNDELSKNQFAYLKENPFHNATTLGAYANFEILMNHFSVETELGVNFYKPAYKLDWYLNNGSSSSGQYIAQDFASKAKIKQVISSRLGFRYYAFSSQKSPQHNVFLAANINANLGQADFTELSLGYVHTFKPKK from the coding sequence ATGGTTTCAAGGATAGTATTTTTATTTCTAATTTTTTCATTTTGGGTAGGTTACGCACAAGATATTGATTCAAATGGTAAGAAGGATCATCGTTTTATAGGACTTGGTTTTTCTATGGGTAAAACATTGCCATCAATAAGTATTTTTCCCGAGACTGAAAATCAAAAAGGTATTGATTTAACTTTTGGAAAAACCACCTATCAAAATAAAACATGGGCTAAATTCCTGAATTATCCCAAAACTGGAATTGCAGTCACGTACGCCGATTTTGGTAATCTTAAGCAAGTAGGATACAGTGTTGCCGTTTTACCTTTTTTAGATTTTGGAGTATTTCAAAGTTTTACAAATAGAGTTCGTTTTCAACTAGGACTTGGTGCTTCCTATCACAGTGTGATTTATGATAAGGTTACAAATCCAGGGAATTTTGGGGTTTCAACGCCTATTACTTGGGCATTTAGATCGTTTGTGTATTATGATGTAGCACAAACAAACCAAGTTGCTGTAAAATTAGGAGTGGGGGCAACACATTTTTCTAACGGACATACAAGATTGCCCAATCATGGTTTGAATTCGGTTTTGGCCACGCTTAAAACCGAATTTAAGTATTCTAAAAAAGAGCATATTGACTCGAACAAAATTATAGATGCTAGCCCGTCAATGACACATAATTATGTTTCAACACGTTTTGGTCTAGGGCAAAAAGTTTTGGCAAGAGGTTATAACTCGGTTAAAAACGTGTACACAGCATCATTTGCCATTGGAAAAATAAAAAATAAGACCTACAAATATGGTTTAGGTATGTATTACCGTTTTTATGATGATTATTATGATTTTATAAAAAGTAATGATGAGTTGTCAAAGAATCAATTTGCATACTTAAAAGAAAATCCATTTCACAACGCAACCACATTAGGAGCGTATGCTAATTTTGAAATTTTAATGAATCATTTTAGTGTCGAAACGGAATTGGGTGTGAATTTTTACAAACCTGCCTATAAATTAGATTGGTACTTAAACAACGGAAGTTCAAGCTCAGGACAATATATTGCACAAGATTTTGCGTCTAAAGCCAAGATAAAACAAGTAATTTCATCACGATTAGGTTTTAGATATTATGCCTTTTCTTCTCAAAAATCCCCGCAACACAACGTTTTTCTTGCAGCCAATATAAATGCTAATCTTGGGCAGGCAGATTTTACGGAGCTAAGTCTAGGTTATGTTCATACTTTTAAGCCTAAAAAGTAA
- a CDS encoding sulfite exporter TauE/SafE family protein, which translates to MEYFGYFASILIGVALGLIGGGGSILTVPVLVYLFAVEPVIATAYSLFIVGLTSAVGSVGYFKKGLVNIKTAVVFGIPSIVAVFTTRALIVPKIPKEIFSVGDFILTKDLFLMLLFAVIMIIASYSMIKKEKKMPCDQPEEQKFNYPIILIEGALVGVITGLVGAGGGFLIIPALVILSKLPMKEAVGTSLVIIAAKSLIGFFGEGEENSINWQFLVTISVFAIVGIFIGTALSKKIDGNKLKPAFGWFVLVMGIYIITKELFMK; encoded by the coding sequence ATGGAATATTTCGGATATTTTGCATCAATATTAATAGGTGTTGCATTAGGACTCATTGGCGGCGGCGGTAGTATTCTTACTGTTCCCGTTTTAGTATATTTATTTGCTGTTGAGCCTGTTATTGCAACAGCTTATTCCCTATTCATCGTGGGTTTGACAAGTGCCGTGGGTAGTGTTGGGTATTTCAAAAAAGGTTTGGTAAACATAAAAACAGCAGTGGTTTTTGGAATTCCATCTATTGTTGCAGTTTTTACTACACGAGCTTTGATAGTTCCTAAAATTCCTAAAGAAATTTTTTCGGTAGGCGATTTTATCCTCACTAAGGATCTCTTTTTGATGTTGCTTTTTGCTGTAATCATGATTATTGCATCATACAGCATGATAAAAAAAGAAAAAAAAATGCCTTGTGACCAACCTGAGGAACAAAAATTCAATTACCCAATTATTCTTATTGAAGGAGCATTAGTAGGCGTTATCACTGGGCTTGTAGGAGCTGGAGGTGGATTCCTGATTATTCCAGCTTTGGTTATTTTAAGTAAACTTCCTATGAAAGAAGCCGTTGGAACTTCGTTAGTAATAATTGCTGCCAAATCATTGATTGGTTTCTTTGGAGAAGGTGAAGAAAACAGTATCAATTGGCAATTTCTAGTTACCATTTCTGTATTTGCAATTGTTGGAATTTTCATTGGTACAGCATTATCAAAAAAAATTGATGGGAATAAACTGAAACCTGCCTTTGGTTGGTTTGTTTTAGTCATGGGAATTTATATCATTACAAAGGAGCTTTTTATGAAGTAA
- a CDS encoding carbonic anhydrase — MKKIILVAFLILFTVSVSDKTETRNLDENKNQSPLEKLVSGNKRFLEEKTIHPHQNKKSILDNQNAQHPFAVVVTCSDSRVSPEILFDQGIGDLFVIRNAGNLISDIDMGSIEYAVQHLDVKLIVILGHTECGAIKAYINDENKSYKKHLTHIDDIIETIAEEKEELEAEKQTPKQDNILGCINANIEHSNRLIQENPIVKEHKTKIISMRYDVHTGQIIRL, encoded by the coding sequence ATGAAAAAAATAATTTTAGTTGCCTTCTTAATACTTTTCACTGTAAGTGTATCTGATAAAACTGAAACAAGAAATTTGGATGAAAATAAAAACCAGTCTCCATTAGAAAAATTAGTTTCGGGGAATAAGCGCTTTTTAGAAGAAAAAACAATTCATCCGCATCAAAATAAAAAATCAATTTTAGACAATCAAAACGCACAACATCCTTTTGCTGTTGTAGTCACTTGCTCAGACAGCAGAGTTTCACCTGAAATTCTGTTCGATCAGGGAATTGGCGATTTATTTGTAATCAGGAATGCGGGAAATTTGATTTCTGATATTGATATGGGTAGTATTGAATATGCAGTTCAGCATCTGGATGTAAAATTAATCGTCATTTTAGGACACACAGAATGCGGAGCTATTAAAGCTTATATCAATGATGAAAATAAAAGTTACAAAAAACATCTAACTCATATTGATGACATAATTGAAACTATTGCAGAGGAAAAAGAAGAATTAGAAGCTGAAAAACAAACTCCAAAACAAGATAATATATTGGGTTGCATCAATGCAAATATTGAACACTCAAATAGGCTGATTCAAGAAAATCCAATTGTAAAAGAGCACAAAACTAAAATTATTTCTATGCGTTATGACGTACATACAGGCCAAATAATTAGGTTATAA